A window of the Streptomyces sp. NBC_01351 genome harbors these coding sequences:
- a CDS encoding SAV2148 family HEPN domain-containing protein: MSSGGLELPPGDSGHEGGPADAVGAAPGGAAAAAVSLAPQAAGSARAGAELDWGTEAWSEVRTRAQRAGRAYIWLNLIEQRLRSVVGAVLRPIYEPVHGEDDWVVAAAGPAGQEWVQRAVAVREVSRRKGYLLDPADDNVLSFLTLPQLRELMVQHWPCFEPYFDDRREIELALDELEVTRNVVSRNRALSRAVLEQAERASARLLEVLGGGAGSRADRLPIDAVEDLVGDRYADVISVHPDRVRLQRQLPAEDLFGGARRLDAIGIGLNLLVQNFSGRRLVRLTEAGCRVRLLFLNPASSAVKRRERELGLRKGELSRSVEMNILHVRRVRAGLRDPSRFEIHVFDETPRFTAYLVEGQSSGIAVVQSYLRRARGMEAPVLVLRGGGRGVPKDSEHGLFTTYREEFEAVWEDSRPVS, translated from the coding sequence GTGAGCTCGGGAGGTCTGGAGCTGCCCCCTGGTGACAGCGGTCACGAGGGTGGTCCGGCGGACGCCGTCGGCGCGGCCCCCGGCGGTGCGGCGGCCGCGGCGGTGTCGCTGGCCCCGCAGGCGGCCGGGAGCGCCCGGGCCGGCGCCGAGCTGGACTGGGGCACGGAGGCCTGGAGCGAGGTCCGTACGCGGGCCCAGCGCGCGGGCCGTGCGTACATCTGGCTGAACCTGATCGAACAGCGGCTGCGGTCGGTGGTCGGGGCGGTGCTGCGGCCGATCTACGAGCCGGTGCACGGCGAGGACGACTGGGTGGTCGCCGCCGCGGGGCCCGCCGGGCAGGAGTGGGTGCAGCGGGCCGTGGCCGTGCGCGAGGTCAGCCGGCGCAAGGGCTACCTGCTCGACCCGGCCGACGACAACGTGCTGAGCTTCCTGACCCTGCCGCAGTTGCGGGAGCTGATGGTCCAGCACTGGCCCTGCTTCGAGCCGTACTTCGACGACCGGCGAGAGATCGAGCTGGCCCTGGACGAGCTGGAGGTCACCCGCAACGTGGTCTCCCGCAACCGGGCGCTGTCCCGGGCCGTGCTGGAGCAGGCGGAACGGGCCTCGGCGCGGCTGCTGGAGGTACTGGGCGGCGGAGCGGGCTCGCGGGCGGACCGGCTGCCGATCGACGCCGTCGAGGACCTGGTGGGCGACCGGTACGCCGACGTCATCTCCGTCCACCCCGACCGGGTGCGGCTCCAGCGGCAGCTCCCGGCGGAGGACCTCTTCGGGGGCGCGCGGCGGCTCGACGCCATCGGCATAGGCCTCAACCTGCTGGTCCAGAACTTCTCCGGCCGAAGACTCGTCCGGCTCACGGAAGCCGGCTGCCGGGTGCGGCTGCTGTTCCTGAACCCGGCGAGCAGCGCGGTCAAGCGGCGCGAGCGGGAGCTGGGGCTGCGCAAGGGCGAGCTGAGCCGCTCGGTGGAGATGAACATCCTGCACGTCCGCCGGGTGCGGGCGGGCCTGCGGGACCCCTCGCGCTTCGAGATCCACGTCTTCGACGAGACCCCCCGCTTCACGGCCTACCTGGTGGAGGGCCAGTCGTCCGGCATCGCGGTCGTCCAGTCGTACCTGCGCCGCGCGCGCGGCATGGAGGCC
- the glgX gene encoding glycogen debranching protein GlgX: MQVWPGQAYPLGATYDGAGTNFAVYSEAARRIELCLLHDDGSETAVELRETDAFVRHAYLPGIMPGQRYGFRVHGPYEPERGMRCNAAKLLLDPYARAISGSVDWGEQVYGYHFGRPDSRNDLDSAPHTMSSVVVNPYFDWANDRPPRHEYHHTVLYEAHVKGLTMNHPDLPEELRGTYGALAHPAVIGHLAKLGVTALELMPVHQFVNDHRLVDDGLSNYWGYNTIGFFAPHNGYASGDRGQQVLEFKSAVRALHEAGIEVILDVVYNHTAEGNHLGPTLSFRGLDNASYYRLTEDPRHYMDTTGTGNSLLMRSPHVLQLIMDSLRYWVTEMHVDGFRFDLAATLARQFHEVDRLSSFFDLVQQDPVVSQVKLIAEPWDLGEGGYQVGNFPPLWTEWNGKYRDTVRDLWRGQPRTLAEFAGRLTGSSDLYQDDGRRPLASINFTTCHDGFTLNDLVSYNEKHNEANREGNRDGETHNRSWNCGVEGPTEDPEVVELRERQMRNFTATLMLSQGVPMLSHGDEFGRTQGGNNNAYCQDNALSWVRWPEPGKPSPALLEFTRRMVWLRRDHPVFRRRRFFHGRPVEGTHDELSDIAWFTPHGEEMRARDWQAQHARALTVFLNGEAISEPGSRGERITDDSFLLMFNAGADPQDFTVPAGHGAQWRLIVDTARPDVLPPGTGPQYAAGDRVALTGRCLVVLQRPA; encoded by the coding sequence ATGCAAGTCTGGCCTGGACAGGCGTATCCGCTCGGCGCCACTTACGACGGCGCCGGCACCAATTTCGCGGTCTACTCCGAGGCCGCCCGCCGCATCGAGCTGTGCCTCCTGCACGACGACGGCTCGGAGACGGCCGTCGAACTGCGCGAGACGGACGCCTTCGTCCGGCACGCGTACCTGCCGGGCATCATGCCGGGCCAGCGGTACGGCTTCCGCGTGCACGGTCCGTACGAGCCCGAGCGCGGGATGCGCTGCAACGCGGCGAAACTGCTCCTCGATCCGTACGCGCGTGCGATCAGCGGGAGCGTCGACTGGGGCGAGCAGGTCTACGGCTACCACTTCGGCCGGCCCGATTCGCGCAACGACCTGGACTCCGCCCCGCACACCATGAGCTCGGTCGTGGTGAACCCGTACTTCGACTGGGCCAACGACCGGCCGCCGCGCCACGAGTACCACCACACGGTGCTGTACGAGGCGCACGTCAAGGGGCTGACCATGAACCACCCCGATCTCCCCGAGGAGCTGCGCGGCACCTACGGGGCGCTCGCGCACCCGGCGGTCATCGGGCACCTCGCCAAACTCGGGGTGACGGCGCTGGAGCTGATGCCGGTGCACCAGTTCGTCAACGACCACCGGCTGGTCGACGACGGGCTGAGCAACTACTGGGGCTACAACACGATCGGCTTCTTCGCCCCCCACAACGGCTACGCCTCGGGTGATCGCGGCCAGCAGGTGCTGGAGTTCAAATCGGCGGTGCGTGCCCTGCACGAGGCCGGGATCGAGGTGATCCTGGACGTGGTCTACAACCACACGGCCGAGGGGAACCACCTGGGCCCGACGCTGTCCTTCCGCGGCCTGGACAACGCCTCGTACTACCGGCTGACGGAGGATCCGCGGCACTACATGGACACCACGGGCACCGGGAACTCACTGCTGATGCGCTCCCCGCACGTGCTCCAGCTGATCATGGACTCGCTGCGGTACTGGGTCACCGAGATGCACGTGGACGGCTTCCGCTTCGACCTCGCGGCCACGCTGGCGCGGCAGTTCCACGAGGTGGACCGGCTGTCCTCCTTCTTCGACCTGGTCCAGCAGGATCCGGTGGTCAGCCAGGTGAAGCTGATCGCGGAGCCCTGGGACCTGGGCGAGGGCGGCTACCAGGTGGGCAACTTCCCGCCGCTGTGGACCGAGTGGAACGGCAAGTACCGGGACACCGTACGGGACTTGTGGCGCGGGCAGCCGCGCACGCTCGCGGAGTTCGCGGGGCGGCTGACCGGCTCCTCGGACCTGTACCAGGACGACGGGCGGCGCCCGCTGGCCTCCATCAACTTCACCACCTGCCACGACGGTTTCACCCTCAACGACCTGGTCTCCTACAACGAGAAGCACAACGAGGCCAACCGGGAGGGCAATCGGGACGGGGAGACCCACAACCGGTCGTGGAACTGCGGGGTGGAGGGGCCCACCGAGGACCCTGAGGTGGTGGAGCTGCGCGAGCGCCAGATGCGCAACTTCACGGCCACCCTGATGCTGTCGCAGGGCGTGCCGATGCTCAGTCACGGCGACGAGTTCGGCCGCACCCAGGGCGGCAACAACAACGCCTACTGCCAGGACAACGCGTTGTCGTGGGTGCGCTGGCCGGAGCCCGGCAAACCCTCGCCCGCATTGCTGGAGTTCACCCGGCGGATGGTGTGGCTGCGCCGCGACCACCCCGTCTTCAGGCGGCGGCGGTTCTTCCACGGCCGGCCGGTGGAGGGCACGCACGACGAGCTCTCGGACATCGCCTGGTTCACCCCGCACGGCGAGGAGATGCGGGCGCGGGACTGGCAGGCACAGCACGCGCGGGCGCTGACGGTGTTCCTCAACGGGGAGGCCATCTCCGAGCCGGGCAGCCGCGGGGAGCGGATCACCGACGACTCGTTCCTGCTGATGTTCAACGCGGGCGCCGACCCGCAGGACTTCACGGTTCCGGCGGGCCACGGGGCGCAGTGGCGCCTGATCGTGGACACCGCGCGGCCGGACGTACTGCCACCCGGCACGGGGCCGCAGTATGCGGCCGGGGACCGGGTGGCGCTGACGGGGCGGTGCCTGGTGGTGCTTCAGCGCCCGGCGTAG
- a CDS encoding MFS transporter → MVGTFNTYRHVIALTGPLLPFFSFFARLPVAMSQFGSVLLVAQTSGSLATAGIVGGTLSAGQVVFGPVLGRLADRHGQRPVVLAAAAVNAVATAALVAGALGGLDTVPLAAVGAVTGASVPLIGPLARTRSVALAHRAKADESVVGAVHSLEGTMDEVSFVIGPALVGMAALVAHPAVAIGGAAALVAVFGTAFALHPTAAVTAGGPAPERPKGVRRTRPAGVVYSVRGSLFLQGAMFGAMQAGIASLTGELGVPGQAGVVYAANGVVSAVVGLALGALPARFGLKLRWRTATAAALLLSVPLLFTGSLWGLYLIVTLLGVAVAPHLITAFALTERHVEPSRLAESMAFAASSLVAGQALALALSGRMAEWYGPSGAFAVAVGATALALVLSLCTRVPAARTHTAKAFIPAHQAASPAAGEAASPVA, encoded by the coding sequence GTGGTCGGAACCTTCAACACCTATCGTCACGTCATCGCCCTGACCGGGCCCCTCCTTCCCTTCTTCTCCTTCTTCGCCCGACTGCCCGTAGCGATGTCCCAGTTCGGGAGCGTCCTGCTGGTCGCCCAGACCAGCGGCTCCCTCGCCACCGCCGGAATCGTCGGTGGCACCCTCTCCGCCGGACAGGTGGTCTTCGGACCGGTCCTGGGCCGGCTCGCCGACCGCCACGGACAGCGGCCCGTCGTGCTCGCCGCGGCCGCCGTCAACGCCGTCGCCACCGCCGCGCTCGTCGCCGGTGCCCTCGGCGGACTCGACACCGTCCCGCTCGCCGCGGTCGGCGCCGTCACCGGCGCCTCGGTACCGCTGATCGGGCCGCTCGCCCGGACCCGTTCCGTCGCCCTCGCACACCGCGCCAAGGCCGACGAGAGCGTCGTCGGCGCCGTCCACTCGCTGGAGGGCACCATGGACGAGGTCTCGTTCGTGATCGGCCCCGCCCTCGTCGGGATGGCCGCCCTCGTCGCCCACCCCGCCGTCGCCATCGGCGGCGCGGCCGCCCTGGTCGCCGTCTTCGGCACCGCCTTCGCGCTGCACCCGACCGCCGCCGTCACGGCCGGGGGCCCCGCGCCCGAACGCCCGAAGGGGGTGCGCCGCACCCGGCCCGCCGGGGTGGTGTACTCCGTCCGAGGCTCGCTCTTCCTGCAAGGGGCCATGTTCGGCGCCATGCAGGCCGGGATCGCCTCCCTCACCGGGGAGTTGGGGGTGCCCGGCCAGGCAGGCGTCGTGTACGCCGCCAACGGCGTGGTCAGCGCAGTGGTGGGCCTCGCGCTGGGCGCGCTGCCCGCCCGCTTCGGGCTCAAGCTGCGGTGGCGCACGGCCACTGCCGCCGCCCTGTTGCTCTCCGTGCCGTTGCTGTTCACCGGCAGCCTGTGGGGCCTGTACCTGATCGTGACCCTGCTCGGGGTGGCCGTCGCACCCCACCTGATCACCGCGTTCGCGCTCACCGAGAGGCACGTGGAGCCGTCCCGGCTCGCCGAGTCGATGGCCTTCGCGGCCAGCTCGCTGGTGGCCGGGCAAGCGCTCGCCCTCGCACTGTCGGGCCGGATGGCCGAGTGGTACGGGCCCTCCGGTGCCTTCGCGGTGGCCGTGGGGGCAACCGCGCTCGCCCTGGTGCTCTCCCTGTGCACCAGGGTGCCCGCCGCCCGCACGCACACCGCCAAGGCCTTCATCCCGGCCCATCAGGCCGCCTCCCCGGCGGCCGGAGAGGCCGCCTCCCCGGTCGCCTGA
- the treY gene encoding malto-oligosyltrehalose synthase: MSQPQSDIQSEHDIPTAVASASPTSTYRLQLRPEFPFAAAEAAVPHLASLGVSHLHLSPVLEAVPGSAHGYDVTDHSRVRAELGGESGLRSLGAAARAHGLGLVLDIVPNHMAVPTPLRLNRPLWEVLREGPHSPYARWFDIDWEAGGGQVLLPVLAGPAESCEPKADGEVLRYGEQEFPLREGSAGLDPAGLAAAQWYRPAWWREARTSLNYRRFFTISELIGVRVEDPEVFTATHAKVLELVRDGVVEGLRIDHVDGLADPEGYLRRLRAAVGEGCWVVVEKILARDERLPSGWPVAGTTGYDALHRVDGVLTDPAGAAELAVRYEELTATPSWERTAEACARQVLTRDLAAELAALERRAGPELSGAVRELLVAYPVYRPYPGEPEPAPEARERAAAVVGAGAVDGVRELLLRDPAFAARFAQTSAALRAKSLEDRAFYRYAPLLSATEVGGDPGRPAVPVAEFHAYCAALERDWPRSGTVLSTHDTKRSADVRARISVLSQAPDAMGPLGGGPDAQLAWVARQTAVGLGPVAGAAPRLAGALLKAVREAALHTSWTERDQAYEAGVAGYAPDGVDLPPELAEAARANLLGMTLLHLAMPGVPEVYQGAETEYRALVDPDNRSPAVFPREALARLDAGAAAEGPAEEKLALTAALLRLRRDRPELFTGYRPLEARGPAAEHCLAFARSDRLVVVATRLSHRLAGAGGWRGTVLALPAGRWSPAVDGAGPPPYAGEAALAELLAARPVALLIREE; this comes from the coding sequence ATGAGTCAGCCGCAGTCAGACATTCAATCGGAACATGACATTCCGACAGCTGTCGCCTCCGCGTCACCAACCTCGACCTATCGGCTCCAGCTGCGGCCGGAGTTCCCCTTCGCGGCGGCCGAGGCAGCCGTACCGCACCTCGCCTCGCTCGGCGTGTCACACCTGCATCTCTCCCCCGTACTGGAGGCAGTGCCCGGCTCCGCGCACGGGTACGACGTCACCGACCACTCCCGGGTGCGGGCCGAGCTGGGCGGCGAGTCGGGGCTGCGCTCGCTGGGCGCGGCCGCCCGGGCGCACGGGCTGGGGCTGGTCCTCGACATCGTCCCGAACCACATGGCGGTACCGACGCCGCTGCGACTGAACCGGCCGCTGTGGGAGGTGCTGCGGGAGGGACCGCACTCCCCGTACGCGCGCTGGTTCGACATCGACTGGGAGGCGGGCGGCGGGCAGGTGCTGCTGCCGGTGCTCGCCGGGCCGGCGGAGTCCTGCGAGCCGAAGGCCGACGGGGAGGTGCTGCGCTACGGGGAGCAGGAGTTCCCGCTGCGGGAGGGGTCCGCCGGGCTGGATCCGGCCGGGCTGGCGGCCGCGCAGTGGTACCGGCCGGCCTGGTGGCGGGAGGCCCGCACCTCGCTCAACTACCGCCGCTTCTTCACCATTTCGGAACTCATCGGGGTCCGGGTGGAGGACCCGGAGGTGTTCACGGCCACCCACGCGAAGGTGCTGGAGCTGGTCCGGGACGGGGTGGTGGAGGGCCTGCGGATCGACCACGTCGACGGGCTGGCGGACCCGGAGGGGTACCTGCGGAGACTGCGGGCCGCCGTGGGCGAGGGCTGCTGGGTGGTGGTGGAGAAGATCCTGGCCCGCGACGAACGGCTGCCTTCCGGGTGGCCGGTGGCGGGGACCACCGGGTACGACGCGCTGCACCGGGTGGACGGGGTACTCACCGACCCGGCGGGCGCGGCCGAACTGGCGGTTCGGTACGAGGAGTTGACCGCCACCCCTTCCTGGGAGCGAACGGCCGAGGCGTGCGCGCGGCAGGTGCTGACCCGCGACCTGGCCGCCGAGCTGGCGGCGCTGGAACGCCGGGCCGGGCCCGAGCTGTCCGGTGCGGTACGGGAGTTGCTCGTGGCCTACCCCGTCTACCGGCCGTACCCCGGCGAGCCGGAGCCGGCCCCCGAGGCCCGGGAGCGGGCCGCCGCGGTGGTGGGTGCGGGCGCGGTGGACGGCGTACGGGAGCTGCTCCTGCGGGACCCCGCCTTCGCGGCCCGCTTCGCCCAGACCTCGGCGGCCCTGCGCGCCAAGTCCCTTGAGGACCGGGCCTTCTACCGGTACGCGCCGCTGCTGTCGGCGACCGAGGTCGGTGGGGATCCCGGGCGGCCGGCGGTGCCGGTGGCGGAGTTCCACGCGTACTGCGCCGCGCTGGAGCGGGACTGGCCGCGCTCGGGGACGGTGCTGTCCACGCACGACACCAAACGCAGTGCGGACGTCCGCGCCCGGATCTCGGTGCTGTCCCAGGCCCCGGACGCGATGGGCCCGCTCGGCGGCGGACCGGACGCGCAGCTGGCGTGGGTGGCCCGGCAGACCGCGGTGGGGCTCGGCCCGGTGGCCGGTGCGGCGCCCCGGCTGGCCGGGGCCCTGCTCAAGGCGGTCCGCGAGGCCGCGCTGCACACCAGCTGGACCGAGCGGGACCAGGCCTACGAGGCGGGGGTCGCGGGATACGCCCCGGACGGCGTGGACCTCCCGCCGGAGCTGGCGGAGGCGGCGCGCGCCAATCTGCTGGGCATGACGCTGCTGCACCTGGCGATGCCGGGGGTGCCGGAGGTCTACCAGGGCGCGGAGACCGAGTACCGGGCGCTGGTCGACCCCGACAACCGGAGTCCGGCCGTCTTCCCGCGGGAGGCGCTGGCCCGGCTCGACGCGGGGGCCGCCGCGGAGGGGCCGGCCGAGGAGAAGCTCGCCCTGACGGCCGCCCTGCTGCGGCTGCGCCGGGACCGCCCTGAGCTCTTCACCGGCTACCGCCCGCTGGAGGCCCGCGGCCCGGCGGCGGAACACTGCCTGGCCTTCGCCCGCTCCGACCGCCTCGTGGTGGTGGCCACGCGTCTCTCGCACCGGCTCGCGGGGGCGGGGGGCTGGCGCGGCACCGTACTGGCCCTGCCGGCCGGTCGGTGGTCCCCGGCGGTGGACGGCGCCGGGCCCCCGCCGTACGCCGGCGAGGCGGCCCTCGCCGAACTACTGGCCGCCCGCCCCGTGGCCCTCCTGATCCGCGAGGAGTAG
- a CDS encoding M14 family zinc carboxypeptidase, which produces MASLVTLLRDTRYPTPHELALTARALADEHPAHARLRQAGTSRAGQPLWVLSLAPTGRDTGRNVLVVAGAHANEPVGGATALALARRLLRDPAPRAGCGWHFLLCADPDGADLHRTPRPYSLLDYHRSFYRPPGPEQPEWAPSLLPPDRLPPETLALTALIDELRPVLQVSLHATDLGGSWVQLTRDIPGLAEPFGKSAAELRIPVENGASDAAGWPSPGPGIFVIPEPGSEAAGAFHPEDTRLSTWYHAHRYAGTTAIVEVPMWASDLVDDPAPHPDPRGALRMLAGRLTADASLVARIRDGATAGPDPTAAPLLRAVDWTLALIPRITVEWTGAGAPPEATAAYIASIDAFGRRLSLRAASMLLRVLRAQGHPAAPGLDRLVTGWCEEFSARFGARWVPVATQVEHQSRTVLATYGRLAAAGR; this is translated from the coding sequence ATGGCATCACTTGTGACCCTCCTCCGCGACACCCGCTACCCCACACCGCACGAACTCGCCCTGACCGCCCGCGCCCTCGCGGACGAGCACCCCGCCCACGCCCGGCTCCGCCAGGCCGGTACCTCCCGCGCCGGGCAGCCCCTCTGGGTGCTCTCCCTCGCACCGACGGGTCGCGACACCGGCCGCAACGTGCTCGTGGTCGCCGGAGCGCACGCCAACGAGCCCGTCGGCGGGGCCACCGCCCTCGCCCTGGCCCGGCGGCTGCTCCGCGACCCCGCGCCCCGGGCCGGCTGTGGGTGGCACTTCCTGCTCTGCGCCGACCCCGACGGAGCCGACCTGCACCGCACGCCCCGCCCGTACTCGCTCCTCGACTACCACCGCAGCTTCTACCGGCCCCCCGGGCCCGAACAGCCCGAGTGGGCGCCGTCCCTCCTGCCCCCGGACCGGCTGCCGCCCGAGACCCTCGCCCTGACCGCGCTCATCGACGAGCTCCGCCCCGTCCTCCAGGTCTCCCTGCACGCGACCGACCTCGGGGGTTCCTGGGTGCAGCTCACCCGGGACATACCCGGCCTCGCCGAGCCCTTCGGCAAATCGGCCGCCGAGCTGCGCATCCCGGTGGAGAACGGGGCCTCTGACGCCGCCGGCTGGCCCTCCCCCGGGCCCGGGATCTTCGTCATCCCGGAGCCGGGGAGCGAGGCCGCCGGGGCCTTCCATCCGGAGGACACCCGGCTCAGCACCTGGTACCACGCACACCGGTACGCCGGCACCACCGCCATCGTCGAAGTCCCCATGTGGGCCTCCGACCTGGTGGACGACCCCGCCCCGCACCCCGACCCGCGCGGCGCCCTGCGGATGCTGGCCGGCCGGCTCACCGCGGACGCCTCGCTCGTCGCCCGGATACGGGACGGAGCCACCGCCGGGCCGGACCCCACCGCCGCGCCCCTGCTGCGCGCCGTGGACTGGACGCTGGCGCTGATCCCCCGGATCACCGTCGAGTGGACCGGCGCCGGCGCTCCCCCGGAGGCCACGGCGGCGTACATCGCCAGCATCGACGCCTTCGGGCGGCGCCTGTCGCTGCGCGCCGCCTCGATGCTGCTGCGGGTGCTGCGTGCGCAGGGCCATCCGGCGGCGCCCGGGCTGGACCGGCTCGTCACGGGGTGGTGCGAGGAGTTCTCGGCCCGCTTCGGGGCCCGCTGGGTGCCGGTGGCCACCCAGGTGGAGCACCAGTCCCGTACCGTCCTGGCGACGTACGGACGCCTCGCGGCGGCCGGGCGGTAG
- a CDS encoding GNAT family N-acetyltransferase — MEDMQPVEPEHTTPVVRRALAGDLPRLVELVHEHIAYEKSAPRPPGLAERLGPQLFAEDSLGAPGGPPGRSLGEAAGGLWVLLAETPDGEVVGYAACSAEFSFWDARHYLHMDCLYLAQDARGHGLGAALMDAVAGLAREQGLDHVEWQTPEWNEGAIRFYDRLGATGAPKRRYALPVDPGAGA, encoded by the coding sequence ATGGAAGACATGCAACCCGTGGAACCGGAACACACCACCCCCGTCGTCCGGCGCGCCCTCGCCGGGGATCTGCCGCGCCTCGTCGAACTCGTGCACGAGCACATCGCCTACGAGAAGTCCGCGCCGCGCCCGCCGGGACTCGCCGAGCGGCTCGGCCCGCAGCTCTTCGCCGAGGACTCCCTGGGAGCACCTGGGGGTCCCCCCGGACGGAGTCTGGGGGAGGCGGCTGGGGGACTGTGGGTGCTCCTGGCCGAGACCCCGGACGGCGAGGTCGTCGGATACGCGGCCTGCTCGGCCGAGTTCTCCTTCTGGGACGCCCGGCACTACCTCCACATGGACTGCCTCTACCTCGCGCAGGACGCCCGCGGCCACGGCCTCGGGGCCGCGCTGATGGACGCGGTGGCGGGCCTCGCCCGCGAGCAGGGCCTCGACCACGTCGAATGGCAGACCCCCGAATGGAACGAGGGCGCGATCCGCTTCTACGACCGGCTCGGCGCCACCGGCGCCCCGAAGCGCCGGTACGCCCTGCCCGTGGACCCCGGAGCCGGAGCCTGA
- a CDS encoding DUF1707 and FHA domain-containing protein: MTSSFEFSAYPVPRLSDAERDWALDQLREGAAAGMLSHDTLVRRIELALAARRSEDLAVLTADLGPRDTPENSWTRRLFGWVGRVSAVSVGVRRAWAAEKLPKLLLPHPSSGALRIGRDPGNGLRLTHETVSRVHAELRTRDGAWVLKDLGSTNGTTVNGQRVTGSAVVREGDQISFGKMSFRLSAG; this comes from the coding sequence GTGACGTCGAGTTTCGAGTTCTCCGCCTACCCGGTGCCGCGGCTGTCCGATGCCGAGCGCGACTGGGCCCTGGACCAGCTCCGCGAGGGCGCGGCCGCCGGCATGCTGTCGCACGACACCCTCGTGCGCCGGATCGAACTCGCGCTGGCCGCCCGCCGCTCCGAGGACCTCGCCGTCCTCACCGCCGACCTGGGGCCCCGCGACACCCCCGAAAACTCCTGGACCCGTCGGCTGTTCGGCTGGGTCGGCCGGGTCTCCGCCGTCAGCGTCGGCGTCCGCCGCGCCTGGGCGGCCGAGAAGCTGCCCAAACTGCTGCTCCCGCACCCGAGCTCGGGGGCCCTGCGGATCGGCCGCGACCCGGGGAACGGGCTGCGGCTCACCCACGAGACGGTGTCCCGGGTGCACGCGGAACTCCGCACGCGGGACGGGGCGTGGGTGCTGAAGGACCTGGGCTCGACCAACGGGACCACGGTCAACGGGCAGCGGGTCACGGGCTCGGCGGTGGTCCGCGAGGGGGACCAGATCAGCTTCGGGAAGATGAGCTTCCGCCTCTCGGCGGGCTAG